In the Paenibacillus sp. FSL R7-0337 genome, GCCTTGGCTCTCCGTGGGGTGTTCGCAAACAGCCAGTTTTTGCGTCCAATTACAAACGGCTTCATCGTCCGTTCGCTGCGGTTATTGTCGATCTCCAACCGCCCGTCCTTCAGGAAGGCCGTCAACTTCTCCCACTGATTCAGGCAATAGGTAATCGCTTGGCCCAGTGCACTCTTGGGCAGGACGCGAGATTTTTGTTGACGCAGCCATGCCGAAAAAGCCTCCAGAATCGGGCGGCTACGCTCCATTCGGACGTTCTCTCGTTCTTCCGGTGTCTCTTCCTTTAGTTCTCGTTCAATCGCAAACAACTGATTGCAGAACGTGAGCCCCTGCTGGGCCGCCGTTCCCACTCGGGCTTCCGAGGCGGGCAACGCCTTCAGGGCTTCGTCAAACTTACGGCGCGCATGAGCCCAGCACCCGACCAAGGTCACTTGGGCCACCTTGTGGTAGCCTGCATACCCATCCACGTGCAGGTACCCGCTGAATCCAGCCAGGAATTTCGGGGATGCTCCCCGCCACGCGTCGGACGGTATTCGTACAACACGATGGGCGGTCCACTGCGTCCGGTCCGGTACAACCACAGGTACGACTGCGACTCGGCGGACTTTCCAGGCTCTCGCAGCACCTGCAGCGTCGTTTCGTCCACATGTAGAATCTCCTGCCCTAGCAAGTGCTCCTTCATTCGCTCAAACAGCGGCGTCAGCCACTGATCCGCCCCGTACATCATCCAGTTCGCTAACGTTTGGCGCGGGAGCGTCAGATTCATCCGGGCAAACTGCTGCTCCTGACGATACAGCGGCTGGCTCTCCACATATTTTTGGCTCATGACATGTGCCAGAATCGAAGGCGAAGCCAGACTGCCGGGATAGACCGATTTCGGCATGAGGGCCGTAACGATGGGCGTCTGAATCTCTTCACGTTCACACCGGCGGCAGGCATAGACCTGCCGAATGTGACGCAAGACTCTGACTTGTGCCGGAATCACGGTGATTTCGTTTCGTGTTTCTGTGCTCATGGCATGAAGCTCCCCGCCGCAGCACGCTACACACCTGCTCTTCTTCGGGCAGCTCGTAGTGAAGGGTATCGACGGGGAGTTACTCCAGTTTGGCCTCGTGGCTATCCGTCCATTTCTTCCGGCTGTAGGTAATCGTCTCGGTCTGAGGCTCTTCGGAAGCCGGAGTCGCGAGCACTTCGGCTTCATTGAACAGGTTCATCTCGAGCTGATCCGGATGGGTCTTTTCGCTGGAGGTGCCGAAGCGCTTCTGCTGAGCCAGACGGAACTGTTCCTCGTACCACTGGAGTTTAGCGGTCAGTTCGGCAATCTGTGCATCCTGCTTGGCGATTTTGGTTGTATACTCTTCCGTTGTGGATGGGGAATTCGCTCGATTTTCCATACCCTAAATTTCGACAAAACTGTTTATTTTCCTGCTACCAGGCCTACAAAAATGAAAAATCCTTTAAACGACGGTCTGAGCGGTGACCTGTTTGTGAGCCTGCCGCTGTTGAAGGGAAAGTCCATCCAGGAGCCAGCGAAGTTCGCGAAAAGAAACGACAACCGACGGGTCGCCAGACCTCGGCCACTGAAAGGTTCCGCGTTCCAGGCGGCGGTACAGCAGCCAGAAGCCATTATGTTCCCAATATAGCATTTTGAGTTTGTCACGCTGGCGATTGCAAAACACAAACAGACAGGGCGCGAACGGATCGAGCTGAAATCGCTTCTGAACCAGGGCGGCCACGCAGTCGATGGATTTGCGTAGATCCGTGCTGCCGCCCGCTAAATAAACCTTTTCGGGTAGCGTCAACATAAGTGCTCCAGGGCTTGAACCACTTGACGAAGCAGTTCAGGAGAAAAACCTGCCTGCACTTCAAGAGAGGTCCGACCGATACGAAGAGTCAAGGAGGAAGGCGAGGATAGCGGAGAAACGGTCACCGGAATAAAGGAAGGGGCGAAAGAGTGAGGTTGGCTGGAATCGATTTTGCGGAGCCAATATTTCAATTGATGTATGGTCAAACCCTGTGCTTCGCACCAGGCAGACATGGTAAGGCCACTGGCCCGATAGTCCCTGATGCGTTCTGTCCACTCATACTGGCGTTGTTCGGCATTGGTCATCTGGCAGATCTCCTTGATTTAAGATATGCCTATGATCTCATGGCTGGCGTTGGGTTTACAGGTGGGCTAGGTTTGACGCTTACAGCATGACTAAATCATCAGTTACAGACAA is a window encoding:
- the tnpB gene encoding IS66 family insertion sequence element accessory protein TnpB (TnpB, as the term is used for proteins encoded by IS66 family insertion elements, is considered an accessory protein, since TnpC, encoded by a neighboring gene, is a DDE family transposase.), whose amino-acid sequence is MLTLPEKVYLAGGSTDLRKSIDCVAALVQKRFQLDPFAPCLFVFCNRQRDKLKMLYWEHNGFWLLYRRLERGTFQWPRSGDPSVVVSFRELRWLLDGLSLQQRQAHKQVTAQTVV